Part of the SAR324 cluster bacterium genome is shown below.
GGATGCCAAGCTCAGAGCTCATATGCGAGGGGAACTGAAGATTCTTCAGAGAAAACTAGGGACTACCATGGTTTATGTGACTCATGATCAGATGGAAGCTCTATCGATGGCGGATCGTGTAGCGGTCATGCACGAGGGAGTTTTACAGCAATACGGAACACCTCAAGAGATTTATCACAAACCAGTGAATGCTTGGGTTGCTGGTTTTGTAGGTGAACCACCCATGAATTTTCTAGATTGTGAACTGCTCCAAGAGGGTGACGCTATTCATGTGAAACATTCTACATTCTCGGTTTCTCTTCTCCCTGAACAATCTAGTATAATTAATAGCGCAAAGCTTGAACGCAAAGTTCAGCTTGCGATTCGTCCGGACGAGATTCACATCAACGGTGAGCAGTTAGCTGAGTCTATCAAAGCTGAGGTGAAGATCACGGAGCCTCTTGGAGGGGATATGCTGGTTGATACCAATGTTGGCAAGGAAAAAGTCTTGGTCAAAACGAAACCAGATTTTACAGCATCGATGGGCCAAGAGTGCTTCCTCAGCTTTGACAAACAGCGCTGGCATGTCTTTTCAAGTGAGACAGGATTAGCTTTCTTTTAGGGCCTGTCATCTATTTAGCCAAGTGACACGCTATCCACTGGATACCCGCTAGAAAAAAGGGCTCGCCTATCGTAACGGGTTGCAATCCCCCGGTATTGCTTCAACTAAGCAAAGAAGTTCTCACTCAGGTTTTGTAAGGTGTCGCAACTCACAATCTTCTCTGAGTCGCAACTTTGTTTAAATCTTCCAGATGGAGTCGTCAAATATCAGCGGTTTGAACCTCCAATAAACATCTCCACCGTTAACTCAACAGCTTGGGATTTAACACGCCTACAAGCTCAGTTCATGCTCGGACGGCAACATCGCCTGCACTTGCTACAATCTGACCAGCTACCTCATCTGGAATCAGAATAGTCATTATCTGTTTCCATGAATTCCAGATTCCCATCTGTTTTCTAACTTCTCACTGATCTTCGTTCGTTGTTCTTGGGTCAGTATCGTATGGAAGTCAGTGAAACCTTGAGCCAATAATGGCAGCTTGGACTGGACTTCAGACCATCTAACATCAAGCAGGGCTTCCACATCCTCAACATTCACTGAGTCCTGTTGCATCTGCTCGTAAATCTCCTCTCTCATTTCTTTATGCTGTTGCTTAATTTCCGCTGATTTACTGCGTAAAGTGTTAATGAGATTGGTTATCTCTTTCTCTTGTAGATCATCAAGGTCTAGTGCGATGGATATTCCGAAGACGATTCGAGAGGTATTTGAAGATTCCAGACGCTCAAAATGATTGGATTTCCAACCTTTGGACATTCGCTCTTTTACCCTACTGCGTTGTTCAGGAGTCAGCATCGTATGGAAGTCAGTGAATTTTTGCGCTAGCACTGGCAACTTGGCATTGACAGAAGCCCATTTGGCTTTAAGCAGAGCATTCACATCCTCCACATTCACTGAGTCTTGCTGCATCTGAGCAAGCATCTCTTCTCGCAGTTGCGCCCGAAGTTCCCTGAGTACCTCAAATTCAGGACGGGCGTTCTCAACAACCCTCGCCATTTCCTGCGCCTGCGAATCATTGAGATCAAGTTTGCTGGATGTTTCTGAAACAATATCGGATGTGCTCCTAGAATCTGGCTGGCCACAACCTACCAAAA
Proteins encoded:
- the ugpC gene encoding sn-glycerol-3-phosphate ABC transporter ATP-binding protein UgpC, which produces MASVSIKNVWKYYGETAAVKDLNLEVQNGEFLCVLGPSGCGKSSSLRMLAGLEHISAGDIHFGDRRVNDLPPKDRDIAMVFENYALYPHKTVFDNIGNALKLRKVDTSNIQQKVERAAEMLEIKHLLQRKPMELSGGQKQRVAIGRAIVREPELFLFDEPIAHLDAKLRAHMRGELKILQRKLGTTMVYVTHDQMEALSMADRVAVMHEGVLQQYGTPQEIYHKPVNAWVAGFVGEPPMNFLDCELLQEGDAIHVKHSTFSVSLLPEQSSIINSAKLERKVQLAIRPDEIHINGEQLAESIKAEVKITEPLGGDMLVDTNVGKEKVLVKTKPDFTASMGQECFLSFDKQRWHVFSSETGLAFF
- a CDS encoding Spy/CpxP family protein refolding chaperone; translation: MSESKTFKTIRQSLLIAVTSATFLVGCGQPDSRSTSDIVSETSSKLDLNDSQAQEMARVVENARPEFEVLRELRAQLREEMLAQMQQDSVNVEDVNALLKAKWASVNAKLPVLAQKFTDFHTMLTPEQRSRVKERMSKGWKSNHFERLESSNTSRIVFGISIALDLDDLQEKEITNLINTLRSKSAEIKQQHKEMREEIYEQMQQDSVNVEDVEALLDVRWSEVQSKLPLLAQGFTDFHTILTQEQRTKISEKLENRWESGIHGNR